A single region of the Syntrophotaleaceae bacterium genome encodes:
- a CDS encoding hemolysin family protein — MKIALLMALILFNGLFAMAEIALVTARRTRLQRMAQDGDRAALVAMRLGEEPTQFLSTIQIGITAIGILNGIVGEAVLAGPLAHLLQGLGMAGRASGIVATTIVVATVTYCTIVIGELVPKRIAQFNAEGIARALARPIALLAGLSRPFVFLLAVSTDGILRLLGKRELSSANLTEEDIHDMLVEGSRAGIIEKHEHEMVRNVFRLDDRAIPSLMTPRSEIVYLDIDQPFQQNLDKVITSNHSRFPVCRGGLEDILGIISAKRLLKRHLQGEPPDLMEEYLLPAVYVPESMTGMKLLEQFRASGVQMVFVVDEYGEILGLVTLQDILEAVAGEFKPRDPEDVWAVRRRDGSWLLDGLIPLPELKDRLDLKSVPEEDKGRYHTLSGMMMWLIGKVPGPGDVTEWEGWRLEVMDLDGNRIDKVLASRQPQDREE, encoded by the coding sequence TTGAAAATTGCCCTGCTGATGGCCCTCATTCTCTTCAACGGTCTGTTTGCCATGGCCGAAATCGCCCTGGTCACTGCCCGCAGAACCCGACTTCAGCGAATGGCTCAGGACGGGGACCGCGCGGCCCTGGTCGCCATGCGCCTGGGCGAGGAGCCGACCCAGTTCCTGTCGACCATACAGATAGGCATTACCGCCATCGGCATTCTCAACGGCATCGTCGGCGAGGCGGTCCTGGCGGGGCCTCTGGCCCATCTGCTGCAGGGATTGGGGATGGCGGGAAGGGCCAGTGGCATCGTCGCCACCACCATCGTGGTGGCGACCGTCACCTATTGTACCATCGTCATCGGTGAACTGGTGCCGAAGCGGATCGCTCAGTTCAATGCCGAGGGCATTGCCCGGGCCCTGGCCCGGCCCATCGCGCTGCTGGCCGGACTGTCCCGCCCCTTCGTCTTTCTGCTGGCCGTCTCGACCGACGGCATTCTGCGTTTGCTGGGAAAACGGGAGCTGAGCAGCGCCAATCTCACCGAAGAGGATATTCACGATATGCTGGTCGAGGGGTCCCGGGCCGGCATCATCGAGAAGCACGAGCACGAAATGGTGCGCAACGTCTTCCGCCTCGACGACCGGGCGATCCCTTCGCTGATGACGCCCCGCAGCGAAATCGTCTACCTGGATATCGACCAGCCCTTCCAACAGAACCTGGACAAGGTCATTACCTCCAACCATTCCCGTTTTCCCGTCTGCCGGGGTGGACTGGAGGACATTCTCGGCATCATCAGCGCCAAGCGTTTGCTGAAAAGACATCTGCAAGGAGAGCCTCCGGACCTGATGGAAGAGTATCTGCTGCCGGCAGTCTATGTGCCGGAATCGATGACCGGCATGAAGCTTCTGGAGCAGTTCCGGGCGTCGGGCGTGCAGATGGTGTTCGTGGTGGACGAATATGGCGAGATCCTGGGTTTGGTCACCCTGCAGGATATTCTGGAAGCTGTCGCCGGCGAGTTCAAGCCCCGGGATCCGGAGGACGTCTGGGCGGTGCGGCGCCGGGACGGGTCCTGGCTGCTGGACGGCCTGATCCCCCTGCCGGAACTGAAGGACCGTCTCGATCTGAAATCGGTTCCGGAGGAGGACAAGGGGCGCTACCACACCCTGAGCGGAATGATGATGTGGCTGATCGGCAAGGTGCCGGGTCCCGGCGACGTCACCGAATGGGAGGGCTGGCGCCTGGAGGTCATGGACCTCGACGGCAACCGGATCGACAAGGTGCTGGCCAGCCGCCAGCCGCAGGACCGGGAAGAATGA
- a CDS encoding VIT1/CCC1 transporter family protein — protein sequence MDRDKLKQEHHPEQIRERLENNEPHSHLGDAVLGAVDGAVTTFAVVAGAYGAGFDKTVVVVLGFANLLADGFSMAVSNYLGTKSERHRVEKASRTEEKHIDHVPDGEREEVRQIFAGKGFEGETLESVVNTITTDRKLWVETMLTEELGLPLEQPKPYKCALATFGAFLVVGLVPLLPFVLPSAFPRRMFLVSSIATGVAFFAVGVIKGWVTDRPWLRSGLETLLTGGAAATLAFMAGYWLRRAYGV from the coding sequence GTGGACAGGGACAAGCTGAAACAGGAGCATCATCCCGAACAGATCCGCGAACGTCTGGAGAACAACGAACCCCACAGCCATCTGGGAGATGCCGTGCTGGGTGCCGTGGATGGGGCGGTTACGACCTTTGCCGTGGTGGCCGGCGCCTACGGCGCCGGCTTCGACAAGACGGTGGTTGTGGTGCTCGGCTTTGCCAATCTGCTGGCCGACGGCTTCAGCATGGCCGTGAGCAATTATCTCGGCACCAAGAGCGAGAGACACCGGGTGGAAAAAGCCAGCCGTACCGAGGAGAAGCATATCGACCATGTGCCGGACGGCGAGCGCGAGGAGGTGCGCCAGATTTTTGCAGGCAAGGGATTCGAGGGTGAAACCCTGGAAAGTGTGGTGAACACCATCACCACGGATCGCAAGCTCTGGGTAGAGACCATGCTTACCGAGGAATTGGGCCTGCCGCTGGAGCAGCCCAAACCATACAAGTGCGCCCTTGCCACCTTCGGGGCCTTCCTGGTTGTGGGGTTGGTGCCGTTACTCCCGTTTGTTCTGCCTTCTGCCTTCCCCCGAAGGATGTTTCTGGTGAGTTCCATCGCCACGGGGGTCGCTTTCTTTGCGGTGGGAGTCATCAAGGGTTGGGTGACTGACCGGCCCTGGCTGCGTTCCGGCCTGGAAACCCTCTTGACCGGAGGGGCGGCCGCGACCCTGGCCTTCATGGCCGGCTACTGGCTGAGAAGGGCATATGGGGTATAA
- a CDS encoding PEP/pyruvate-binding domain-containing protein, translating to MTSQLHASTGFAGLDHILDYLRIGDNVVWRTDSVEDYQYFVSPFVDQALREKRKVVYMRFASHKPLLKTSTGITTYKLDAYRGFEPFSTKVYNIITDTGPGAFYVFDCLSDLLMAWATDGMIGNFFQVTCPYLFELDTVAYFALIRNSHSFNTMAGIRETTQVLLDLYKFSGQIFVHPAKVWQRHSPTMFLPHVKQEEQFVPVANSYDATNLTQIYQRSAENARRQLDYWDRLFLEAEELVSTSSSKGEQRKMIDQLCRIMIGHDDRMLSLARDYFSLEDLLEIKSRTIGSGYIGGKSVGMLLARKMLLSDFSFYWQHYLEPHDSFYIGSDIYFSYIVHNGWWKLLMQQKTPEGYFEIAPELKEKLRHGTFDPRIREKFREMLEHFGQYPIIVRSSSVLEDSFGNAFAGKYESFFRVNQGSPEQRYEQFEDAVRQIFASTMSEDALAYRRQRGLDRHQEQMALLVQRVSGAYHEHFYFPEMAGVGASYNTFVWDRDMDPTAGMLRLVMGLGTRAVDRVEGDYPRIVALDNPLKTAHKNKADIRRFSQRDVDVLNVSKNSPETIPVLSLLRHRLNLKMERFVVPDRDALQRFEERGIKDREAWLLTFEKLLSEKLFSELMQNMLKTLEKCYNYPVDIEFTVNFSADGTPRINLVQCRPLQTRGLESAVEFPHAVSEDQLFFQSEGHFMGGNISRKIRSIIWIEPERYCSLPMPDRYEIARLIGRINKTLCDKQTMPTLLMGPGRWGTSTPSLGVPVNFSEINNITALAEVAFPSGGLMPELSFGTHFFQDLVETEIFYLALFPEDRHCTFNHTFLETHPNSLTTLLPESGRFSEIVKILDLKENPVQLMSNVVAQRVICFF from the coding sequence ATGACCAGTCAACTGCACGCATCCACCGGTTTCGCCGGGTTGGACCATATTCTGGATTATCTGCGCATCGGCGACAACGTCGTCTGGCGTACTGACAGCGTTGAAGATTATCAGTATTTCGTAAGTCCTTTTGTCGACCAGGCCCTGCGGGAGAAACGCAAGGTCGTCTACATGCGGTTCGCCAGCCACAAGCCGCTGCTGAAAACGTCAACGGGCATCACCACCTACAAATTGGATGCCTATCGGGGCTTTGAGCCTTTTTCCACCAAGGTCTACAATATCATCACGGATACAGGGCCGGGGGCTTTTTATGTTTTCGACTGCCTGTCCGATCTGCTGATGGCCTGGGCCACCGACGGCATGATCGGTAACTTTTTCCAGGTCACCTGCCCCTACCTGTTCGAACTGGACACCGTTGCCTATTTTGCCCTGATTCGCAACAGCCATTCCTTCAACACCATGGCCGGCATTCGCGAAACCACCCAGGTCCTGCTCGATCTCTACAAATTCAGCGGTCAGATCTTCGTTCATCCCGCCAAGGTCTGGCAACGTCATTCACCGACCATGTTTCTGCCGCACGTGAAACAGGAAGAGCAATTTGTACCCGTTGCCAACAGCTACGACGCCACCAATCTGACCCAGATCTATCAGCGCTCCGCGGAAAACGCCCGCCGCCAGCTCGACTACTGGGACCGGCTGTTTCTCGAAGCCGAAGAACTGGTCAGCACCTCTTCTTCCAAAGGCGAGCAGCGCAAAATGATCGACCAGCTGTGCCGGATCATGATCGGCCATGACGATCGCATGCTCTCGCTGGCCCGGGATTACTTCTCCCTGGAAGACCTGCTCGAAATCAAATCACGCACCATCGGCAGCGGCTACATCGGGGGCAAGTCTGTCGGGATGCTGCTGGCGCGCAAAATGCTGCTGAGCGACTTCTCTTTCTACTGGCAGCACTACCTGGAGCCGCACGATTCCTTCTACATCGGCTCGGACATCTATTTTTCCTATATCGTGCACAATGGATGGTGGAAACTGCTCATGCAGCAGAAAACCCCTGAAGGTTATTTCGAAATCGCTCCCGAACTGAAGGAAAAGCTGCGGCACGGCACTTTCGATCCCCGGATCCGGGAAAAATTTCGGGAAATGTTGGAACATTTCGGGCAATACCCCATCATCGTACGTTCCAGCAGCGTGCTCGAGGACAGCTTCGGCAATGCCTTCGCCGGCAAGTATGAAAGCTTTTTCAGGGTCAATCAGGGCTCGCCTGAACAACGCTACGAGCAGTTCGAGGACGCGGTCCGCCAGATTTTCGCCAGCACCATGAGTGAAGATGCCCTCGCCTACCGGCGGCAACGAGGTCTGGACCGGCACCAGGAACAGATGGCCCTGCTGGTGCAGCGGGTCTCCGGCGCCTACCATGAGCATTTCTACTTTCCGGAAATGGCCGGCGTGGGAGCGTCCTACAACACCTTTGTCTGGGACCGGGACATGGATCCGACAGCCGGCATGCTGCGCCTGGTGATGGGCCTGGGTACGCGCGCTGTAGACCGGGTGGAAGGCGACTACCCACGCATCGTCGCCCTGGACAATCCTCTCAAGACCGCCCACAAGAACAAGGCGGATATACGCCGGTTTTCCCAACGGGACGTCGATGTCCTGAACGTCAGTAAAAACAGTCCCGAAACCATTCCGGTGCTGTCCCTGCTGCGCCACCGGCTCAATTTGAAAATGGAGCGTTTTGTGGTGCCCGACCGGGACGCCTTACAGCGTTTTGAAGAACGGGGCATCAAAGACCGCGAGGCCTGGCTGCTGACCTTCGAAAAGCTGCTGTCGGAAAAACTTTTTTCCGAGCTGATGCAGAACATGCTCAAAACCCTTGAAAAATGCTACAACTATCCGGTCGATATCGAGTTCACAGTCAATTTTTCCGCGGACGGCACACCTCGGATCAATCTGGTTCAGTGCCGGCCTCTGCAGACCCGCGGGCTGGAAAGCGCGGTCGAGTTTCCGCACGCAGTGTCGGAAGACCAGCTGTTCTTTCAGTCGGAAGGCCATTTCATGGGCGGCAACATCAGCCGTAAAATTCGCAGTATCATCTGGATCGAACCGGAGCGCTATTGTTCCCTGCCCATGCCCGACAGATATGAAATCGCTCGCCTGATCGGACGAATCAACAAAACCCTTTGCGACAAACAGACCATGCCAACGCTCCTCATGGGTCCGGGACGCTGGGGAACCAGCACCCCTTCGTTGGGAGTGCCGGTCAACTTTTCCGAAATCAACAATATCACCGCCCTGGCCGAAGTGGCTTTCCCCAGCGGCGGGCTGATGCCGGAATTGTCTTTCGGCACTCACTTTTTTCAAGATCTTGTCGAAACGGAGATTTTTTACCTCGCCCTGTTCCCCGAAGACAGGCATTGCACCTTCAACCATACTTTTCTCGAAACCCATCCTAACAGTCTGACGACACTGTTACCGGAAAGCGGCCGCTTCAGCGAGATCGTAAAGATCCTTGACTTGAAGGAGAATCCCGTCCAGTTGATGTCCAACGTGGTGGCCCAGCGGGTCATCTGCTTTTTTTGA
- a CDS encoding FprA family A-type flavoprotein translates to MQKRKIAEKIHWLGAVDWDRRLFDSLIPLPDGTTYNAYLIEGSEKTALLDTVDPSMTDVLLDQLKGVERIDFIVSHHAEQDHSGAIPRLLELYPEAKVLVTPKARDMLIDLLMIPESVFLTVEDGETLSLGDKTLKFIHTPWVHWPETMVTWLEEDKILFSCDFFGSHIASSDLFVTDQGRVLEAAKRYYAEIMMPFRVFIARNLEKLQGYDIRMIAPSHGQIYDRPDWIMASYRQWLTGEPHNLVVIPYVSMHGSTKKMVDCLTSNLVAQGVRVELFNLAETDIGKLAMALVDAATVVVGVPTVLAGPHPLAAYAALLANALKPKVRYLSIVGSFGWGGKTVETLAGMIPNLKVEVLEPILTKGFPLAPDFEALDRLAAQIAEKHRENGFL, encoded by the coding sequence ATGCAAAAAAGAAAGATCGCGGAAAAAATTCATTGGTTGGGCGCTGTCGATTGGGATCGTCGTCTTTTCGATTCTCTGATTCCTCTACCCGACGGTACCACCTACAATGCCTACCTCATCGAGGGCAGCGAGAAAACAGCTCTGCTCGATACGGTCGACCCTTCTATGACCGATGTTCTGCTTGACCAGTTGAAAGGCGTGGAGAGGATCGATTTCATCGTCTCCCACCACGCCGAGCAGGACCATTCCGGCGCCATCCCCCGCCTGCTGGAACTCTACCCGGAAGCGAAAGTTCTGGTGACGCCCAAGGCCCGGGATATGCTCATCGACCTCCTGATGATCCCGGAAAGTGTTTTTCTCACCGTGGAGGACGGCGAGACCCTGTCCCTCGGCGACAAAACCCTGAAGTTCATTCATACGCCCTGGGTCCACTGGCCGGAAACCATGGTGACCTGGCTTGAGGAAGACAAAATCCTGTTCAGTTGCGATTTTTTCGGTTCCCATATCGCCAGCAGCGATCTCTTCGTGACCGACCAGGGGCGGGTATTGGAGGCCGCCAAGCGCTACTATGCCGAGATCATGATGCCTTTCCGCGTGTTCATTGCCCGCAACCTGGAAAAACTTCAGGGGTACGACATCCGGATGATCGCTCCGAGCCACGGTCAGATTTACGATCGTCCCGACTGGATCATGGCGTCCTACCGTCAATGGCTGACGGGGGAACCGCACAATCTGGTCGTGATCCCGTACGTATCGATGCACGGCAGTACCAAAAAGATGGTGGACTGCCTGACTTCCAACCTCGTGGCTCAGGGAGTTCGGGTCGAACTGTTCAATCTCGCGGAGACCGATATCGGCAAACTGGCCATGGCCCTGGTCGACGCGGCCACCGTGGTGGTCGGTGTCCCAACCGTTCTGGCCGGGCCCCATCCCCTGGCCGCCTATGCCGCTCTTCTGGCGAACGCCCTGAAACCGAAGGTCAGATACCTGTCCATCGTCGGTTCCTTCGGATGGGGCGGAAAGACCGTCGAAACCCTCGCCGGGATGATCCCCAACCTCAAGGTCGAGGTCCTGGAGCCGATTCTGACCAAAGGTTTTCCCCTCGCCCCAGACTTCGAAGCTCTGGACAGACTGGCCGCACAAATTGCCGAGAAACACCGGGAGAATGGATTCCTCTGA
- a CDS encoding exonuclease domain-containing protein gives MSVLSERLVFLDLETTGANPHHDRILEIGLCQVVGDEVTEEWATLVNPQRPFSPFIEQLTGISPAMVFEAPIFAEIADELRGKLSGKVLVAHNARFDYAFLKNEFRRLEITFQEKTLCTVKLSRALFPQHTRHNLDSLIERHGLARADRHRALGDARVIREFFSRLRADLPGDVLDQAVQKQLKTPSHPPHLAAEQIEGLPRGPGVYLFYGENDVVLYVGKSIDIRSRVRSHFSGDHREYKGMRLSQQVRRIDWIETAGELGALLLEARLVKELSPIHNRRLRRTRELFTLRLPGDDGKPLPPDISPLDQVSGAGTERLFGMFRSRREAEKTLRAMASDHGLCHRLLGLERGKGACFGYQIKQCRGACVGKEPPQMHQLRLVQALYDLKLRSWPFPGAIGIREQSPDGDRTDIHVFDNWRHLGTARNEGDLQDLLRGVETLPFDRDGYKILTRYLDRPESRLQLLDLAPFSASLP, from the coding sequence ATGAGTGTGCTTTCGGAGAGACTGGTTTTTCTCGATCTGGAAACCACCGGCGCCAACCCCCACCATGACCGTATTCTGGAGATCGGACTGTGCCAGGTGGTCGGGGATGAGGTGACGGAGGAGTGGGCGACCCTTGTCAATCCACAGCGGCCCTTCTCCCCCTTTATCGAGCAGCTGACCGGTATCTCGCCGGCGATGGTTTTCGAGGCACCCATTTTTGCCGAAATTGCCGATGAGTTGCGGGGAAAACTTTCCGGCAAGGTGCTGGTGGCCCACAACGCACGATTCGATTACGCTTTTCTGAAAAATGAATTTCGTCGTCTGGAGATAACTTTTCAGGAAAAAACCCTCTGCACGGTCAAGCTGTCGCGCGCTCTGTTTCCGCAGCACACCCGACACAACCTGGACAGTCTCATCGAACGCCACGGACTGGCCCGCGCCGACCGCCACCGTGCCCTCGGCGATGCCCGGGTCATCCGGGAATTCTTTTCCAGATTGCGCGCCGACCTTCCAGGGGATGTTCTGGATCAGGCCGTGCAGAAGCAGCTGAAGACGCCCAGCCATCCCCCCCACCTTGCCGCCGAGCAGATCGAGGGCCTGCCAAGGGGTCCCGGAGTCTATCTGTTTTATGGGGAGAACGACGTGGTTCTCTATGTGGGGAAAAGCATCGACATCCGCTCCCGGGTCCGCTCCCATTTCAGCGGAGATCATCGGGAATACAAGGGGATGCGCCTGTCCCAGCAGGTGCGCAGGATCGACTGGATCGAAACGGCCGGGGAACTGGGCGCCCTGTTGCTGGAAGCCCGCCTGGTCAAGGAGCTGAGCCCGATCCATAACCGGAGGCTTCGCCGCACCCGGGAGCTGTTCACCCTGCGGCTCCCAGGAGATGACGGTAAGCCTTTGCCGCCGGACATATCGCCTCTTGACCAGGTTTCCGGAGCAGGTACCGAGCGGCTCTTCGGGATGTTCCGGTCGCGCCGTGAGGCCGAAAAAACTCTGCGGGCGATGGCGTCGGACCACGGCCTCTGTCACCGGCTGCTCGGATTGGAAAGAGGGAAGGGGGCCTGTTTCGGCTACCAGATCAAACAGTGCCGGGGCGCCTGTGTCGGCAAGGAGCCCCCGCAGATGCACCAGCTCAGGCTGGTGCAGGCGCTGTACGATTTGAAGTTGAGATCCTGGCCTTTTCCGGGTGCGATAGGGATCCGGGAACAGTCCCCGGACGGCGATCGCACCGACATTCATGTCTTCGACAACTGGCGCCATCTCGGCACCGCCCGCAATGAAGGCGATCTACAAGACCTTCTTCGCGGAGTCGAAACCCTCCCCTTCGATCGTGACGGCTACAAGATCCTGACCCGGTATCTGGACCGTCCCGAATCCCGCCTCCAACTGTTGGACCTGGCCCCCTTTTCCGCTTCTCTCCCCTGA
- the gdhA gene encoding NADP-specific glutamate dehydrogenase, with protein MAVHLDEKVAPIYQEVLARNPGEVEFHQAVREVLESIGPVLSKYPEFREAKIIERICEPERQIIFRVPWQDDQGRVHINRGFRVEFNSALGPYKGGLRFHPSVYLGIIKFLGFEQIFKNSLTNMPIGGGKGGSDFDPKGKSDSEVMRFCQSFMTELYRHLGEHTDVPAGDIGVGGREIGYMFGQYKRITNKYEAGVLTGKGLSWGGSLVRTEATGYGATYFVEEMLKARGQSLDGKICTVSGSGNVAIYAIEKISQLGGKVVACSDSNGVVYHEKGIDLDLLKQLKEVERRRLRDYAGYHKDAVYTENGNIWSIPCQVAFPSATQNELTAKDAEILVKNGCMAVGEGANMPTTPEGVEVFLAAKIAYGPAKAANAGGVATSALEMQQNASRDSWTFELTEKKLHDIMVNIHKNVAETAEEFGTPGNLVNGANIAGFIKVAKAMVAMGLV; from the coding sequence ATGGCAGTGCATTTGGATGAAAAAGTAGCACCGATCTATCAGGAAGTGCTGGCCCGCAATCCGGGTGAAGTGGAATTCCACCAGGCCGTTCGCGAAGTGCTCGAGTCTATCGGGCCGGTGCTCAGCAAATACCCCGAGTTCCGCGAGGCCAAGATCATCGAGCGGATCTGCGAACCGGAGCGGCAGATCATTTTCCGGGTGCCCTGGCAGGACGACCAGGGGCGCGTGCATATCAATCGCGGTTTCCGTGTGGAATTCAACAGCGCCCTCGGCCCGTACAAGGGGGGACTGCGGTTTCACCCGTCCGTTTATCTGGGCATCATCAAGTTCCTCGGGTTTGAACAGATTTTCAAGAACTCCCTGACCAACATGCCTATCGGCGGCGGCAAGGGGGGGTCCGATTTCGATCCCAAAGGGAAATCGGACAGTGAAGTGATGCGTTTCTGCCAGAGCTTCATGACCGAACTGTACCGTCACCTCGGCGAGCATACCGATGTGCCGGCCGGCGACATCGGTGTGGGGGGCAGGGAGATCGGTTACATGTTCGGCCAGTACAAGCGCATCACCAACAAGTATGAGGCAGGGGTGCTGACCGGCAAGGGCCTGAGCTGGGGCGGATCCCTGGTGCGTACGGAAGCCACCGGCTACGGGGCGACCTATTTCGTGGAAGAGATGCTCAAGGCTCGCGGCCAGTCCCTGGACGGCAAGATCTGCACGGTGTCCGGTTCCGGCAACGTGGCCATCTACGCCATCGAGAAGATCTCCCAGTTGGGCGGCAAGGTGGTGGCCTGCTCGGACTCCAACGGTGTGGTCTATCACGAAAAGGGCATCGATCTCGATCTGCTCAAGCAGCTCAAGGAAGTCGAACGTCGCCGGCTGCGTGATTATGCCGGTTATCACAAGGATGCCGTTTACACCGAAAACGGCAACATCTGGAGCATCCCCTGCCAGGTTGCCTTCCCCAGCGCCACCCAGAACGAACTGACGGCCAAGGACGCCGAAATCCTGGTCAAAAACGGCTGCATGGCCGTCGGCGAAGGGGCCAACATGCCCACCACCCCCGAAGGTGTCGAGGTGTTTCTCGCCGCGAAAATCGCCTATGGCCCGGCCAAGGCGGCCAATGCCGGCGGCGTGGCCACTTCAGCCCTGGAAATGCAGCAGAATGCCAGCCGCGATTCCTGGACCTTCGAACTCACTGAGAAAAAACTGCACGACATCATGGTCAACATCCACAAGAACGTGGCTGAGACCGCCGAGGAATTCGGCACCCCCGGCAACCTGGTGAACGGCGCCAACATTGCCGGTTTCATCAAGGTGGCCAAGGCCATGGTGGCCATGGGGCTGGTCTGA
- a CDS encoding PaaI family thioesterase, with amino-acid sequence MEKIKEFFSTEDVFARHSGIELLEVKPGYAKVSMKIQPFHFNGAKTVHGGAIFTLGDFAFAVASNSHGTLAMGINVSISFLKAATRGTLYAEAKEESRNPKLASYSVRITNDDNDIVAVFQGMVYRKKEPIIPEPEIL; translated from the coding sequence ATGGAAAAGATCAAGGAATTTTTTTCCACCGAAGATGTTTTTGCCCGCCACAGCGGCATTGAACTGCTCGAGGTGAAACCGGGCTATGCAAAAGTGAGCATGAAGATTCAGCCCTTCCACTTCAACGGCGCCAAAACCGTCCATGGCGGCGCCATTTTCACCCTGGGGGACTTCGCTTTCGCCGTCGCCTCCAACTCTCACGGCACCCTGGCCATGGGAATCAACGTCAGCATCTCCTTTCTCAAGGCGGCGACCCGCGGTACCTTGTATGCCGAAGCCAAGGAGGAGTCGAGAAACCCGAAGCTGGCTTCCTACTCGGTCCGTATTACCAATGATGACAATGATATCGTAGCTGTTTTCCAGGGTATGGTGTATCGGAAGAAGGAACCAATTATCCCGGAGCCGGAGATCCTTTAG
- a CDS encoding ABC transporter ATP-binding protein, with translation MPYTVGCKKNIFYSFFNVINLVIARRKSKRKTHNFIRFLHYVRPYTKYIVIAAIGGIVRFTVPLFVPEITRHLLDDVYLNPAMSSPEKLRELYLYIGGMAAVFLFIWSPWTYVRHYYSGKAGHRSVFDLRCDLYYRILRMSASFFDRQKSGGIVARLISDINQAQQLVGSALTNVWMDLAALAVILFFLFRIDVPTALVALSTFPVYLYFFRRPQRQIKASSLQVQQELAALSGNVQEKIAGSKVIHAFTQEKTEQKNFHRDSEKLFSRTMRSVYLQSMNMTITDTLTNLSPLIVALFGGYRVIHGDMSIGELMALGMYLGPLYLPLQRFTELNIVFANSMAALDRIFEIMDEKPGVADAPDAVELGDVQGRVEFRNVSFGYDREDAEEGPVIRNLNLAIQPGQKVALVGPSGSGKSTVVSLIPRFYDVKGGRISIDGQDIRDVTLTSLRRQIGVVLQTPILFSGSVRDNILYGNPRASHEEVVQAARAANALDFIQSLPMGLDTEVGEGGAFLSGGQKQRLTIARAFLKNPRILILDEATSALDSESERLIQEALERLTAGRTTFTIAHRLSTIVNADLILVLDKGRVVESGTHVQLLQRDGIYRNLYRQQFAASLEAADIPRLQARAY, from the coding sequence ATGCCTTATACTGTCGGCTGCAAAAAAAACATTTTCTATTCATTCTTTAATGTCATAAATCTTGTGATTGCCAGGAGAAAAAGCAAAAGGAAAACTCACAATTTCATCCGTTTTCTTCACTATGTACGCCCCTATACGAAATATATTGTCATTGCCGCGATTGGCGGGATTGTACGATTCACCGTTCCCCTGTTCGTTCCGGAAATCACCAGGCACCTTCTGGACGATGTTTATCTCAACCCGGCCATGAGCTCCCCGGAAAAACTGCGGGAGCTTTACCTTTACATCGGCGGCATGGCCGCCGTTTTCCTTTTCATCTGGTCGCCCTGGACTTACGTGCGCCACTACTACTCGGGCAAGGCGGGTCATCGATCGGTATTCGATCTGCGCTGCGACCTTTACTACCGCATCCTGCGGATGTCGGCGTCCTTTTTCGACCGGCAGAAAAGCGGGGGGATCGTCGCCCGGCTGATCAGCGATATCAATCAGGCCCAGCAACTGGTGGGCAGCGCCCTGACCAATGTCTGGATGGACCTGGCGGCCCTGGCCGTGATCCTGTTCTTCCTGTTCCGGATCGATGTGCCGACGGCCCTGGTGGCCCTGTCCACCTTCCCGGTCTATCTCTACTTCTTCCGGCGGCCGCAGAGGCAGATCAAGGCGTCGAGCCTGCAGGTGCAGCAGGAACTGGCGGCGCTTTCCGGCAACGTGCAGGAAAAAATCGCCGGCAGCAAGGTCATCCACGCCTTCACCCAGGAGAAAACCGAACAGAAAAACTTTCATCGGGATTCGGAAAAGCTGTTCAGCCGCACCATGCGCAGCGTGTATCTGCAGAGCATGAACATGACCATTACCGATACCCTGACCAACCTTTCGCCCCTGATCGTGGCCCTTTTCGGAGGTTACCGGGTTATTCACGGCGACATGTCGATCGGTGAGCTGATGGCGCTCGGGATGTATCTCGGTCCCCTGTATCTGCCGCTGCAGCGTTTTACCGAACTGAACATCGTGTTCGCTAATTCGATGGCCGCCCTCGACCGGATTTTCGAAATTATGGATGAAAAGCCCGGGGTCGCGGATGCGCCCGATGCCGTGGAGCTGGGTGATGTCCAGGGGCGGGTCGAGTTTCGCAACGTCTCCTTCGGCTATGACCGGGAGGACGCCGAGGAGGGCCCGGTCATCCGCAATCTCAATCTTGCCATCCAGCCGGGCCAGAAGGTGGCCCTGGTGGGGCCGAGCGGTTCCGGGAAGAGCACCGTCGTCAGCCTGATCCCCAGGTTTTACGATGTCAAGGGGGGGCGGATCTCCATCGACGGCCAGGATATCCGCGACGTGACGCTGACTTCGCTGCGCCGCCAGATCGGTGTTGTCCTGCAGACCCCCATTCTTTTCAGCGGCTCCGTGCGCGACAATATCCTCTACGGCAATCCCCGGGCGAGCCACGAGGAGGTCGTGCAAGCCGCCCGAGCCGCCAATGCCCTCGACTTCATCCAGTCGCTGCCCATGGGGCTGGATACCGAGGTGGGGGAGGGGGGCGCCTTCCTGTCCGGCGGGCAGAAGCAGCGGCTCACCATCGCCCGGGCTTTTCTGAAAAACCCGCGGATCCTGATTCTCGACGAAGCCACGTCCGCCCTCGATTCGGAATCGGAGCGCCTGATTCAGGAAGCGCTGGAACGGTTGACAGCCGGCCGCACCACCTTTACCATCGCTCATCGGCTGTCGACGATCGTCAACGCCGATCTGATCCTGGTGCTGGACAAGGGGAGGGTTGTCGAGTCCGGAACCCATGTCCAGCTGCTGCAAAGGGACGGGATCTACCGGAACCTGTATCGCCAGCAGTTTGCCGCGAGTCTGGAGGCGGCCGATATCCCCCGGCTCCAGGCACGGGCTTACTGA